AGACAGCCGGATGTTCCGGGCAACAAGTTCAAGCTCAAACTGAAAGTTGAACAGGGAGGGGAAAGCTCCGAGTCTGAACTCGTTGTGGAAATCAGGTGGCTTGGCTTGACGGCTCACGTATCGAATCTGGACGAAGCTGTTGAGCAGATTCGCTATATTGCATCGCGGGATGAAATCGCCAAAATTCAGAGAGCCAAGAAAAAAAAGAGAGAAGATCTGTTCCGGGAGTTCTGGGAGGAGAGAGATCCGTCTTCCCATACTGCCGAAAACGAGTTGATGGACGAGTATTACAAAAGGGTTCGGTACTCAAATGAGAAATTCGGCACATTCCGTGATGGTTGGAAAACAGCCATGGGTATGATCTTCATACTGTTCGGTCCCCCTGATGATATTGAGGTGAGTCATTTTTCACCTCCTGACGGCCGCTCATATCAGAGATGGCACTACTATACAGTAAATCGAGCATTTCTCTTCGTTGACTACAATGGATTTGGCGATTACGAACTGTTAGAGCCATACTATTCACCGTACGGTTCGGCACGTAGATAACCTTATGCAGAAGGTTGCCCTGATTCCGGGTGACGGGGTTGGCCCCGAAGTAATGACCCAGGCGACGAAGCTGTTAGAAGCGGTCAATAAAGCGTATTCACTCGACTTTGAAACCGTAACCTTTGACCTGAGTGCCGATCATTTTCTCGAGACGGGCATAGCACTTCCTGAGGGGGTGATTGCTACGCTTAGGGATGAGATGGATGCCGTTCTTCTGGGGCCTCTGGGTGACCCACGAATCGCGGACGACCGCCACGCCAGGGAAGTCCTCAGAGGGCTCACAAGTGAATTGGATCTCTCCGTGGGAATGCGTCGGGTACGGCTTCTCTCCGCAGATCTGTGTCCCTTGAGCGGGAAAACTGAGCAGGATATCGATCTCGTGCTTGTCTGGGAGGCCACAGGGGGGATCTACACGGAGGTGGGTGGAACTCTGGACAAAGGAAGCGAGCACGAAGTGGTCATTGAACAGGAAGTGACAACACGACTGAGAGTAGAGCGCGTTATCCGGTTTGCATTCGACTATGCTGCCAGGAACGATCTGTCCAGTGTAACCCTGGGTCGCAAATCCAAAAACTACCCACACGGCTATGACCTTTGGAATCGGACATTCCGGGAGGTAAAGGCTGATTTTCCCGGTGTTTCGGCGTCTCAATTGCGATTTGAAACTCTAATTCAGATGATGTTGGATGCTCCCGAGAACTTCGATGTCCTGGTCACCAACCACCTTTTCGGCTCGATCTTGTCAGCTTTGGGTACGGCCCTTCAGGGAGGACAGGGATTGGTGGCGTCTTCCATCCTTTCTCCAGGAAAGATGGGACTCTTCCGGCCACTTCATCCTTCATTAACCCGCTACGCCGGGAAAGATTATGCCAATCCCATAGCTGCTATGACCTGTGTACAAGCTCTGATGGAATTCGCAGGGAAGGCAGAAATTTCCCACGCAGTTGAATTATCTATTAAGAAGGCATTGAAAAGCGGCTGGGTGACCCGTGACCTCGGCGGGAGCATGGGAACGAGCGAAGTGGGAGACTATGTCTGTTCAGCCCTCATGGACAACGCATCTTGAACAAGCCCCTTTTTTCCTAACTTAGTCTATTCATCAGCCTCCCTGCCGGCCTGCTCCCGAAGGATGAGGGCTGGCAGGCCCGATCCCTACTGAAGGGCGAGCAGGCGGGCGGGGAAGTCATTTACCCCGTGAAATATTACTTTGTATTTCACGGGGCAGGGGCACAAAGCTCTAATTATGGATCGGTCAGTGACAGAAGATGACGGTGATCTTTGATAAAACAAATGTAGCTCTGAGAATTCTTAAAGATCTTATTATCAATAGCCTTTGTCTCCTTTTCCACAGGAACTCCTTTGACCCGTAGGGTCTCCTGTGGAGGAGGAGTCTTGGTGGCGAATCT
Above is a genomic segment from Candidatus Neomarinimicrobiota bacterium containing:
- a CDS encoding GWxTD domain-containing protein, whose product is RQPDVPGNKFKLKLKVEQGGESSESELVVEIRWLGLTAHVSNLDEAVEQIRYIASRDEIAKIQRAKKKKREDLFREFWEERDPSSHTAENELMDEYYKRVRYSNEKFGTFRDGWKTAMGMIFILFGPPDDIEVSHFSPPDGRSYQRWHYYTVNRAFLFVDYNGFGDYELLEPYYSPYGSARR
- a CDS encoding isocitrate/isopropylmalate family dehydrogenase produces the protein MQKVALIPGDGVGPEVMTQATKLLEAVNKAYSLDFETVTFDLSADHFLETGIALPEGVIATLRDEMDAVLLGPLGDPRIADDRHAREVLRGLTSELDLSVGMRRVRLLSADLCPLSGKTEQDIDLVLVWEATGGIYTEVGGTLDKGSEHEVVIEQEVTTRLRVERVIRFAFDYAARNDLSSVTLGRKSKNYPHGYDLWNRTFREVKADFPGVSASQLRFETLIQMMLDAPENFDVLVTNHLFGSILSALGTALQGGQGLVASSILSPGKMGLFRPLHPSLTRYAGKDYANPIAAMTCVQALMEFAGKAEISHAVELSIKKALKSGWVTRDLGGSMGTSEVGDYVCSALMDNAS